A window from Actimicrobium sp. CCC2.4 encodes these proteins:
- a CDS encoding phage holin family protein: MRLLITWFINAAALFALPYLMHSVSVDSIGTALIAALVLGLVNTLIRPLLLLLTLPVTFLTLGLFIFVINGLMFWGVAQIIGGFHVAGFGSAILAAVVYSIISWALSSLILDKK, translated from the coding sequence ATGCGCCTGCTCATTACCTGGTTCATCAACGCTGCTGCGTTGTTCGCGCTGCCCTATCTGATGCATTCGGTCAGTGTCGACAGCATCGGCACTGCCTTGATCGCTGCGCTGGTGCTGGGTCTGGTCAATACCCTGATCCGCCCGCTGCTGCTGCTGCTGACCTTGCCGGTGACTTTTCTTACTCTCGGTCTGTTCATCTTCGTCATCAATGGTCTGATGTTCTGGGGTGTCGCACAGATAATTGGTGGTTTCCATGTTGCAGGTTTTGGCTCGGCCATTCTGGCTGCGGTTGTCTACAGCATCATTTCGTGGGCCTTGTCTTCTTTGATACTTGATAAAAAATGA
- the ahcY gene encoding adenosylhomocysteinase, which yields MNAAVLNSQVSAFKDYFVADLSLAEWGRKEIRIAETEMPGLMAIRKEFAAAQPLKGARITGSIHMTIQTAVLIQTLEALGAQVRWASCNIYSTQDHAAAAIAADGTPVFAFKGESLDEYWEFTHRIFEWPANADGEQHANMILDDGGDATLLLHLGTRAEQDASVLDNPTSEEEVCLYASIKKRLASHQGWYSTRLAQVKGVTEETTTGVHRLYQMFKDGKLAFPAINVNDSVTKAKFDNLYGCRESLVDGIKRATDVMIAGKVAVVAGYGDVGKGSAQALRALSAQVWVTEIDPICALQAAMEGYRVVTMDYAAEHADIFVTATGNYHVITHEHMAKMKDQAIVCNIGHFDNEIEVAALKQYTWENIKPQVDHVIFPNGKRIILLAEGRLVNLGCGTGHPSYVMSSSFANQVIAQMELFCNTDQYPVGVYTLPKHLDEKVARLQLQKLNAQLTELTLEQANYIGVQQVGPYKPEQYRY from the coding sequence ATGAACGCCGCAGTTTTAAACTCTCAAGTCTCCGCATTCAAGGATTATTTCGTCGCCGACCTCAGTCTTGCTGAGTGGGGCCGCAAGGAAATCCGCATCGCCGAAACCGAAATGCCCGGCCTGATGGCCATCCGCAAGGAATTTGCGGCTGCACAGCCACTCAAGGGTGCACGCATTACCGGTTCCATCCACATGACCATCCAGACCGCTGTGTTGATCCAGACGCTGGAAGCGCTCGGTGCGCAGGTGCGCTGGGCCTCATGCAACATCTATTCGACGCAGGATCATGCCGCCGCCGCCATCGCTGCCGATGGCACGCCGGTATTTGCGTTCAAGGGCGAATCGCTCGACGAATACTGGGAATTCACCCACCGTATTTTCGAGTGGCCAGCCAACGCTGATGGCGAACAGCATGCCAACATGATTCTCGATGACGGTGGCGATGCTACTTTGCTGCTGCATCTGGGCACCCGTGCCGAGCAAGATGCGTCAGTGCTGGACAACCCGACCTCGGAAGAAGAAGTCTGCCTGTATGCATCGATCAAGAAACGTCTGGCCTCGCATCAAGGCTGGTATTCGACGCGTCTGGCGCAAGTCAAGGGCGTGACCGAAGAAACTACGACCGGTGTTCACCGGTTGTACCAGATGTTCAAGGATGGCAAGTTGGCATTCCCGGCAATCAACGTCAATGATTCCGTCACCAAAGCGAAGTTCGACAACCTGTACGGTTGCCGTGAATCGCTGGTCGATGGCATCAAGCGCGCTACCGATGTGATGATCGCCGGCAAGGTCGCCGTGGTGGCCGGCTACGGTGATGTGGGCAAGGGTTCGGCGCAGGCATTGCGGGCGTTGTCGGCCCAGGTCTGGGTCACTGAAATCGATCCGATCTGCGCATTGCAGGCCGCGATGGAAGGGTATCGCGTCGTCACGATGGACTATGCGGCAGAGCATGCCGACATCTTCGTCACGGCGACCGGTAACTATCACGTGATCACGCACGAGCACATGGCAAAAATGAAGGACCAGGCCATCGTCTGCAACATCGGCCACTTCGACAATGAAATCGAAGTCGCTGCCTTGAAGCAGTACACCTGGGAAAACATCAAGCCGCAGGTCGATCACGTGATCTTCCCGAACGGCAAGCGCATCATCCTGCTGGCCGAAGGTCGTCTGGTCAATCTGGGTTGCGGCACCGGTCATCCGTCCTACGTGATGAGTTCGTCGTTCGCCAACCAGGTCATTGCGCAGATGGAGCTGTTTTGCAATACTGATCAGTACCCGGTCGGTGTCTACACCTTGCCCAAGCATCTCGACGAAAAAGTCGCCCGCTTGCAGTTGCAGAAACTGAATGCCCAACTGACCGAACTGACGCTCGAGCAAGCCAACTACATCGGCGTGCAACAGGTCGGTCCGTACAAGCCGGAACAATACCGCTACTGA
- a CDS encoding alpha/beta hydrolase: MSIISRNNVRISGHGQQPIIFAHGFGCDQVMWRFVSPAFEPDYQVVLFDYVGAGHSDPDAYDPQRYATLDGYALDLVDICEALDLNDVILVGHSVSSMICLLAAKAMPGRIARLVMICPSPRYLNDPPDYHGGFERADIEGLIDMMERNQTGWTSQLSVMVAGNPDRPELADELDANFCAMDPLIARRFAAATFLADNRSDLADVRQPVGILQCSHDIIAPVAVGEYMHRQLPGSILERINAFGHCPQLSHPQETIAMIRDYLQRAA, encoded by the coding sequence ATGTCTATCATCAGTAGAAATAATGTCCGGATCAGTGGACACGGACAGCAGCCGATCATCTTTGCGCATGGCTTTGGTTGCGACCAGGTCATGTGGCGCTTTGTCAGTCCGGCCTTCGAACCGGATTATCAGGTCGTGCTGTTCGATTACGTCGGTGCCGGCCACTCCGATCCCGATGCGTATGACCCGCAACGCTATGCCACGCTGGATGGGTACGCGCTCGACCTGGTTGATATTTGCGAAGCACTTGACCTCAATGACGTGATCCTCGTCGGGCACTCGGTCAGCAGCATGATTTGCCTGCTCGCAGCGAAAGCGATGCCCGGGCGGATTGCCCGGCTGGTCATGATTTGCCCGTCGCCACGCTACCTCAATGATCCACCCGATTACCACGGCGGTTTCGAGCGGGCCGATATCGAAGGGCTGATCGACATGATGGAACGCAACCAGACCGGCTGGACCAGCCAGCTGTCGGTCATGGTGGCCGGCAATCCTGATCGTCCCGAACTGGCCGATGAACTGGATGCCAATTTTTGTGCAATGGATCCGCTGATCGCGCGTCGCTTTGCCGCAGCAACGTTCCTGGCCGATAACCGCAGCGATCTGGCCGATGTGCGCCAGCCTGTCGGGATCCTGCAATGCAGCCACGATATCATCGCGCCTGTAGCCGTTGGCGAGTACATGCATCGCCAGCTTCCGGGCAGTATTTTGGAGCGAATAAACGCGTTCGGGCATTGTCCCCAGCTCAGTCATCCGCAAGAAACCATTGCGATGATCCGTGATTACCTGCAGCGTGCCGCCTGA
- a CDS encoding complex I NDUFA9 subunit family protein gives MHHCNVLVLGGTGFVGSHLVAQLVAQGRHVIVPTRRAIRARHLAVLPTVEIVETDIHQEQALARLMGRTDAVINLVGILHSRPVNGGAASYGPDFARAHVELPIRIVAACGVAGVKRSLHMSALGTDRNAPSMYLRSKAAGEDAALSHPAVATTVFRPSVVFGEDDAFLNMFAAMQRWFPVIPLGGADARFQPIYVEDVAQAFVNALDNQHTVGKVYELGGPEVFTLRELVQLAGRASGHPRPVIGLPPALARLQALVLEFAPGGPVMSRDNLDSMKADNVTRGPISPELGVTPQALEAIAARYLGEAGARSRFDQYRVRAKR, from the coding sequence ATGCACCACTGCAACGTCCTGGTACTCGGCGGCACCGGCTTCGTCGGTTCGCACCTGGTAGCCCAGCTGGTCGCCCAGGGCCGACACGTTATCGTGCCGACCCGGCGTGCGATCCGCGCGCGCCATCTGGCCGTGCTGCCGACTGTCGAAATCGTCGAAACCGACATTCACCAGGAACAGGCGCTGGCCCGGCTGATGGGGCGCACTGATGCCGTCATCAATCTGGTGGGCATCCTGCATTCGCGTCCCGTTAATGGTGGCGCAGCCAGCTACGGGCCTGATTTCGCGCGGGCCCATGTCGAGTTGCCTATCCGTATCGTCGCCGCGTGCGGCGTGGCCGGCGTCAAACGCTCCCTGCACATGAGTGCGCTGGGGACCGATCGCAATGCGCCATCAATGTACTTGCGCTCGAAGGCCGCCGGCGAAGATGCCGCACTGTCGCATCCTGCAGTGGCCACGACGGTATTCCGGCCATCGGTGGTGTTCGGCGAAGACGACGCCTTCCTCAACATGTTTGCCGCGATGCAGCGCTGGTTTCCGGTCATTCCGCTCGGCGGTGCCGATGCGCGCTTCCAGCCTATTTATGTCGAAGATGTGGCGCAGGCCTTTGTCAATGCCCTCGACAACCAGCACACGGTTGGTAAGGTCTATGAACTTGGTGGTCCCGAAGTGTTCACCTTGCGCGAGCTGGTGCAGCTGGCCGGACGCGCGTCCGGTCATCCGCGTCCGGTGATCGGCTTGCCGCCGGCACTGGCGCGCCTGCAGGCGCTGGTGCTCGAATTCGCCCCGGGCGGTCCGGTCATGAGCCGCGATAATCTCGACTCCATGAAAGCCGACAACGTCACGCGCGGACCGATTTCGCCGGAGCTTGGCGTGACACCGCAGGCGCTCGAAGCCATCGCGGCGCGCTATCTCGGCGAGGCCGGCGCGCGCAGTCGTTTCGACCAGTACCGTGTGCGCGCCAAGCGCTGA
- the metF gene encoding methylenetetrahydrofolate reductase [NAD(P)H], producing the protein MTSPDFSIEFFPPKTAEGTDKLRATRARMAVLNPKYFSVTFGAGGSTQQGTLDTVLDIRSEGHQAAPHISCLGSSRARLRDILAEYRSHGIQRLVALRGDLPSGYGAMDAASGEFRFANELVEFIRAESGDWFHVEVGAYPEMHPQARSPSDDMQHFVRKVQAGADAAITQYFYNADAYFRFVDSARKHGVQVPIVAGVMPITNYTQLMRFSDMCGAEIPRWIRLALASYGDDSESIRAFGLDVVTAMCERLLAGGAPGLHFYSLNQAGPTMAICQRLDASLV; encoded by the coding sequence ATGACCTCTCCTGATTTCAGCATCGAATTTTTCCCGCCCAAGACTGCCGAGGGTACCGATAAGCTGCGTGCGACGCGTGCCCGGATGGCGGTCCTCAACCCGAAGTATTTTTCGGTGACGTTTGGCGCCGGCGGCAGTACCCAGCAAGGCACGCTCGATACCGTGCTCGACATTCGCAGTGAAGGCCATCAGGCGGCGCCACATATTTCCTGCCTGGGCAGTTCGCGCGCGCGCCTGCGTGACATCCTGGCGGAATACCGGTCCCACGGCATCCAGCGGCTGGTCGCGCTGCGGGGTGATTTGCCCAGCGGGTACGGTGCGATGGATGCAGCCTCCGGCGAATTCCGCTTTGCCAACGAGCTGGTTGAATTCATCCGCGCCGAATCCGGCGACTGGTTTCATGTCGAAGTGGGTGCCTACCCGGAAATGCATCCCCAGGCGCGCTCGCCCTCGGATGACATGCAGCATTTCGTGCGCAAGGTGCAAGCCGGTGCCGATGCGGCAATCACTCAGTATTTCTACAATGCCGATGCGTACTTCCGTTTCGTTGACAGTGCCCGCAAGCACGGCGTGCAAGTGCCGATTGTCGCCGGCGTGATGCCGATTACAAATTACACGCAGCTGATGCGGTTCTCGGATATGTGCGGTGCCGAGATCCCGCGCTGGATACGGCTGGCGCTGGCCAGTTACGGCGACGACAGCGAATCGATCCGTGCATTCGGTCTCGATGTTGTCACGGCCATGTGCGAGCGCTTGCTGGCAGGCGGCGCGCCCGGCCTGCATTTTTATTCGCTCAACCAGGCGGGGCCAACGATGGCGATTTGCCAGCGACTTGATGCTTCACTGGTCTGA
- a CDS encoding lytic transglycosylase domain-containing protein — MFQLKWITGVVFAVASITLIAPVAQAKSRVASFVNDDDIFMALRDAARKDDAAKAAELADRLPDYAIPSYVDYYRLKPRLQQASSSEIREYLRRYNGSAIADRLRNDWLLILGQRRDFVTFDEQYPLFALDDDLQLKCYSLLSRATRGEQVAVAARALLVSPKDYGEACSTLITTLAGAGQFTPDDLWWQLRAAGETSQVSAARRLAPLLSASDAQIVQSIEKAPLVLARGVGNSALTHQLFIVALGRVSRTSPEQAASALSNVESQLSPGERALGWSQIALQASLKLMPEATTLYWSRTDGAPLTSDGYQWRARMALRNGDWTLIRRAIEAMPPDLRDDGTWIYWRARALGASGDVTEAQKLFKSIADQTNFYGQLALEDLGQKISIPIPGAPLTAQEIAPLAANPGLRRALKFFDMNLRFEAVREWNWELRSLSEREHLAAAEFARQNNVLDRMVNTSDRTRSERDFNQRFPSPFRDFMVTSTNALGLDMAWVYGLIRQESRFIMNARSHVGASGLMQLMPATARYVAKKIGMTSFDPDQVNEVSTNIALGTNYLNMVLGDLDGSQAMATAAYNAGPGRPRSWRSSLTRQVEGAVFAESIPFAETRGYVKNVLSNATYYAALFDGKPQSLKARLGMIAPKGFVASELP; from the coding sequence ATGTTTCAATTGAAATGGATCACCGGCGTGGTGTTCGCCGTGGCGTCAATCACGCTCATTGCTCCGGTAGCACAGGCCAAAAGCCGCGTGGCCAGTTTTGTCAACGATGACGATATTTTTATGGCACTGCGCGATGCCGCCCGCAAGGACGATGCTGCCAAAGCCGCCGAGCTGGCCGACCGCCTGCCTGATTATGCCATCCCTTCCTACGTCGATTATTACCGCCTGAAGCCACGCCTGCAGCAGGCGTCCTCGTCGGAAATCCGCGAATACCTGCGCCGCTACAACGGCAGTGCGATCGCCGACCGTTTGCGCAATGACTGGTTGCTGATCCTTGGCCAGCGACGTGATTTCGTCACGTTTGACGAACAATACCCGCTGTTCGCCCTCGACGATGACCTGCAACTGAAATGTTATTCATTGCTGTCGCGCGCGACCCGTGGCGAGCAGGTGGCGGTGGCTGCACGGGCCTTGCTGGTGTCGCCCAAGGATTACGGCGAAGCCTGTTCGACGCTCATCACCACGCTAGCAGGGGCCGGGCAGTTCACCCCCGATGATCTGTGGTGGCAGTTACGCGCGGCCGGTGAAACCAGTCAGGTCAGCGCGGCCCGCCGCCTGGCTCCATTGTTGTCGGCAAGCGATGCCCAGATCGTCCAGTCCATCGAAAAAGCACCACTGGTCCTAGCACGCGGCGTCGGCAATTCGGCGCTGACGCATCAGTTATTCATCGTTGCGCTGGGCCGCGTGTCACGGACCAGTCCCGAGCAGGCGGCCAGCGCCTTGAGCAACGTCGAGTCACAACTGAGCCCGGGCGAGCGTGCGCTGGGCTGGTCGCAGATTGCCTTGCAGGCTTCGCTCAAGCTGATGCCGGAAGCCACCACGCTCTACTGGAGCCGCACCGATGGCGCGCCATTGACCAGCGATGGCTACCAGTGGCGCGCGCGCATGGCTTTGCGCAATGGTGACTGGACACTGATCCGCCGCGCCATCGAGGCGATGCCCCCCGACTTGCGTGACGACGGCACCTGGATTTACTGGCGTGCCCGTGCGCTGGGTGCCAGCGGTGATGTCACCGAGGCGCAGAAGCTCTTCAAGTCAATTGCCGACCAGACCAACTTCTATGGCCAGCTGGCGCTCGAAGACCTGGGCCAGAAAATCAGTATCCCGATCCCTGGCGCACCCTTGACCGCACAGGAAATCGCACCGCTGGCAGCCAACCCGGGCCTGCGCCGTGCGCTCAAATTCTTCGACATGAACTTACGCTTTGAAGCGGTGCGCGAGTGGAACTGGGAATTGCGCAGCCTGAGCGAGCGCGAACATCTGGCCGCCGCCGAATTCGCGCGCCAGAACAACGTGCTCGACCGGATGGTCAACACCTCCGACCGGACCAGGTCGGAACGCGATTTCAACCAGCGCTTCCCGTCGCCATTTCGCGATTTCATGGTCACCAGTACCAACGCGCTGGGTCTGGACATGGCCTGGGTCTATGGATTGATCCGGCAGGAGTCGCGCTTCATCATGAATGCCCGCTCGCATGTTGGTGCCTCGGGGCTGATGCAATTGATGCCGGCAACGGCGCGCTATGTCGCCAAAAAAATCGGCATGACCAGCTTCGATCCGGACCAGGTCAATGAGGTCAGCACCAATATTGCACTGGGTACCAACTACCTCAACATGGTACTGGGCGATCTCGACGGATCGCAGGCCATGGCCACCGCTGCCTATAATGCCGGCCCGGGCCGCCCGCGCAGCTGGCGATCCTCGCTGACACGCCAGGTCGAAGGTGCGGTATTCGCCGAATCGATCCCGTTCGCCGAAACGCGGGGCTACGTCAAAAACGTGCTATCCAACGCGACGTATTATGCGGCCCTGTTCGACGGCAAACCGCAATCGCTGAAAGCCCGGCTCGGCATGATCGCCCCCAAGGGTTTCGTGGCTTCCGAGCTGCCTTGA
- a CDS encoding glutathione S-transferase family protein, which translates to MQATELDPTLSQTLADAGRMPLKLVIANKRYSSWSMRPWLVLKAFGIAFEEACIGLGRPDTSLQISHYSAAGRVPVLLAGDIAVWDSLAICEYLAEQFPEKAMWPTDVAARAMARSICAEMHGGFTGLRSSMWMNIGASFPGKGRTPEAQSDIGRISEIWETCLTQSGHHQFLFGAFSIADAYYAPVVMRLQIYGVSMAPALQAYADRVAAHPAVAQWIAEALLETDRVDKYETYPDLPAA; encoded by the coding sequence ATGCAAGCTACCGAACTCGATCCTACGTTGTCACAAACCCTGGCCGACGCCGGCAGGATGCCGCTCAAGCTGGTCATTGCCAACAAGCGCTACTCGTCATGGTCGATGCGGCCATGGCTGGTACTGAAAGCCTTCGGCATCGCCTTCGAAGAAGCCTGCATCGGTCTGGGTCGCCCCGATACCTCGCTGCAGATTTCACATTACTCGGCAGCCGGCCGGGTGCCGGTGCTGCTGGCCGGCGACATCGCGGTCTGGGATTCGCTGGCGATCTGCGAATACCTGGCCGAACAGTTCCCCGAAAAAGCGATGTGGCCAACCGACGTTGCAGCGCGTGCGATGGCGCGTTCCATCTGCGCCGAAATGCATGGCGGCTTCACCGGCTTGCGTTCGTCAATGTGGATGAACATCGGAGCGAGTTTTCCCGGCAAAGGCCGCACGCCGGAGGCGCAGTCGGATATCGGCCGCATCAGCGAAATCTGGGAAACCTGCCTGACGCAGTCCGGCCATCATCAATTCCTGTTCGGGGCGTTCTCGATTGCCGACGCCTACTACGCGCCGGTCGTGATGCGCCTGCAGATCTACGGCGTCTCGATGGCACCGGCCTTGCAGGCTTACGCCGACCGTGTCGCGGCCCATCCGGCAGTCGCGCAATGGATCGCCGAGGCCCTGCTCGAAACCGATCGCGTCGACAAATACGAGACCTACCCGGACCTGCCGGCTGCCTGA
- a CDS encoding bifunctional diguanylate cyclase/phosphodiesterase, with the protein MEQLADITNTLDGFDIQRAPCGVFLFDESLLLRSGNQTLADMLGVDRNALVGMPLDQLWSPAMRLGFHIRVMALLHLQGYVEEIALIMRAADGSEIPVLLNAVRRLHGGIGITECVVIRMRERKRLEDELFRVKKATEQMPGAIYQFVLDADGRSRFPYASEGIRELYEVSPMQLRRDAGLVFQRIHPDDLDEVNHSVRISALALSPWNQQYRVNLPRQGLRWLEGRAIPEARADDSVLWHGYLVDITERKALEIVQAIEHERTRVTLRSIGDAVITTDRFGLVEYLNPVAESLTGWGCIEAIGLPVDQVFCIVHQHSRAVAGNPVARCLAEGAITGATPDALLIARQGAEYAVEDSAAPIFGADRLVSGAVMVFRDVTPQRKLHQEAEHRSRHDHLTGLPNRREFEHLLEQLFVSARTEDVEHALCFIDLDRFKAVNDSCGHAAGDVLLKKVADLLRQCVRATDKVARLGGDEFAVLLQKCDLTTARRIAQDICDRMAAMRFLFDGKQFDVGASIGVVLLDGSWSSISQAQQAADQACFAAKAAGRGQVHIGAGSGQPGAAPEAPMPWSIVLQQALDNDRFVLFAQPVVALGEGGGRHVEVLLRLKDDSDGLILPGAYLPAAERCGLAVRIDRWVLAQTCQWLGSASGQAVESVAINISGASVVDPAFHQFVGETLNRMPVAKLFFEISESVAIEHPIQSQVFFEVMHRIGAQVGLDDVGRGLTSMAYLKRLQVDYLKIDGQIVTSMATDAVNGAMVRSINEIGHLLGIRTVAEGVESEAVLQMLRVMGVDYAQGYHSGKPKPIG; encoded by the coding sequence GTGGAGCAGCTCGCTGACATCACGAACACGCTGGATGGATTTGATATCCAGCGGGCACCGTGCGGCGTGTTCCTGTTCGATGAGTCGCTCCTGCTGCGTTCCGGTAACCAGACGCTGGCCGACATGCTGGGCGTCGACAGGAATGCCCTGGTGGGCATGCCGCTAGACCAGTTATGGTCGCCCGCCATGCGGCTGGGATTCCACATACGCGTCATGGCGCTGTTACACCTGCAAGGCTATGTTGAAGAAATCGCCTTGATCATGCGCGCTGCCGACGGCAGCGAGATCCCGGTGCTGCTCAATGCCGTGCGCCGGCTGCATGGCGGAATCGGCATCACGGAGTGTGTGGTCATCCGGATGCGGGAGCGCAAGCGTCTCGAAGACGAGTTGTTCCGCGTGAAAAAAGCCACCGAGCAAATGCCGGGTGCGATTTACCAGTTTGTCCTTGATGCTGATGGCAGGTCGCGTTTTCCGTATGCCAGCGAAGGCATCCGGGAGCTGTACGAAGTCAGTCCGATGCAGCTGCGGCGGGATGCCGGTCTGGTGTTTCAGCGTATTCATCCGGATGATCTCGACGAGGTTAATCACAGTGTCCGGATATCGGCGCTAGCGCTCAGTCCCTGGAATCAGCAATACCGCGTCAACTTGCCGCGGCAAGGGCTGCGCTGGCTGGAGGGCCGTGCCATTCCCGAGGCGCGTGCCGATGACAGCGTACTGTGGCATGGTTATCTGGTCGATATCACTGAGCGCAAGGCACTGGAAATCGTGCAGGCCATCGAGCATGAACGTACTCGCGTCACCCTGCGCTCGATCGGGGATGCGGTGATTACGACGGACCGGTTTGGCCTGGTCGAGTATCTCAACCCGGTGGCCGAGTCACTGACGGGCTGGGGTTGCATTGAAGCGATCGGCCTGCCGGTCGATCAGGTGTTTTGTATCGTGCATCAGCACAGCCGTGCGGTAGCCGGTAACCCGGTTGCGCGCTGCCTGGCAGAGGGCGCGATCACGGGTGCCACACCCGATGCGCTCCTGATTGCCCGGCAGGGTGCCGAATACGCCGTCGAAGACTCCGCAGCGCCGATATTTGGCGCGGACCGGCTGGTCAGCGGCGCGGTGATGGTATTTCGCGATGTGACGCCTCAGCGCAAGTTGCATCAGGAAGCCGAGCACCGTTCCCGTCACGATCATCTGACCGGTCTGCCGAACCGGCGCGAATTCGAGCACTTGCTGGAGCAGCTGTTTGTGTCCGCCCGTACCGAAGACGTCGAGCACGCACTCTGTTTTATTGATCTTGATCGCTTCAAGGCAGTCAACGACAGTTGTGGTCATGCTGCCGGAGACGTGCTGCTGAAAAAAGTAGCGGATCTGCTGCGGCAGTGCGTACGTGCCACCGACAAGGTGGCGCGGTTGGGCGGGGATGAATTCGCCGTGCTGCTGCAAAAGTGCGATCTGACAACCGCACGGCGGATCGCGCAGGACATCTGTGATCGCATGGCCGCTATGCGCTTTCTGTTCGATGGCAAGCAATTCGATGTCGGCGCCAGCATTGGCGTGGTCTTGCTCGATGGCAGTTGGAGCAGTATCAGCCAAGCGCAGCAGGCCGCTGACCAGGCCTGTTTTGCGGCCAAGGCAGCAGGACGGGGGCAGGTCCATATTGGCGCCGGATCCGGCCAGCCGGGAGCTGCACCAGAGGCACCAATGCCGTGGAGCATCGTGCTGCAACAGGCGCTCGATAACGATCGCTTTGTGCTGTTTGCCCAGCCGGTCGTGGCGCTCGGTGAAGGCGGCGGCCGGCATGTTGAAGTCCTGTTGCGCCTGAAAGATGACAGCGACGGACTGATACTCCCGGGTGCTTATTTGCCGGCGGCAGAACGTTGCGGCCTCGCCGTGCGTATCGACCGGTGGGTGCTGGCACAGACCTGCCAGTGGCTTGGCAGTGCGTCAGGACAGGCTGTCGAGAGCGTGGCGATCAATATTTCCGGTGCTTCGGTCGTCGATCCCGCCTTTCATCAGTTCGTCGGCGAGACACTGAACCGCATGCCGGTCGCCAAGCTGTTTTTCGAGATTTCCGAATCGGTGGCAATTGAGCATCCGATCCAGTCGCAGGTCTTTTTTGAGGTGATGCATCGCATCGGCGCGCAGGTTGGTCTGGATGATGTCGGCCGCGGCCTGACGTCGATGGCGTATCTCAAGCGCCTGCAGGTGGATTATCTGAAGATCGATGGCCAGATCGTTACTAGCATGGCCACCGATGCGGTCAATGGCGCGATGGTGCGCAGCATCAACGAAATTGGCCATTTGCTGGGCATACGCACGGTCGCCGAAGGAGTCGAGAGTGAGGCTGTCCTGCAGATGCTGCGCGTGATGGGCGTCGATTATGCGCAGGGCTATCACAGCGGCAAGCCGAAGCCGATTGGCTAA
- a CDS encoding 5-formyltetrahydrofolate cyclo-ligase, whose product MKRTDPSIAWGGSCSGADLTRDKTVLRRQLLGLRKALTGATRDAACESIGRHLLDWQAGSGTATLAVYWPIRGEPDLAAAYRQLVMRGVQLALPIVSGPATPLTFAAWTPGQPMTPDTFGVPVPAAPQRLLMPDAILIPCVGISAQRYRLGYGGGMYDRTLALLRSVPAIGIAFDCARTEFAAAPHDIRLQALITENGIDDSA is encoded by the coding sequence ATGAAACGAACGGATCCAAGCATAGCATGGGGGGGCAGCTGCTCCGGCGCGGACCTTACACGGGATAAAACGGTCCTGCGCCGGCAGTTGCTGGGCTTGCGCAAGGCGCTGACGGGCGCTACGCGCGATGCTGCCTGCGAGTCCATCGGCCGGCACCTGCTGGATTGGCAGGCCGGCAGTGGCACAGCGACGCTGGCCGTGTACTGGCCGATCCGCGGCGAACCGGATCTGGCCGCAGCCTACCGGCAACTGGTCATGCGCGGCGTGCAACTGGCCTTGCCTATCGTATCCGGGCCCGCAACGCCGCTGACGTTCGCGGCGTGGACACCCGGGCAGCCAATGACCCCGGATACCTTCGGCGTACCGGTTCCGGCTGCACCGCAACGCCTGCTGATGCCGGATGCCATCCTGATCCCGTGCGTGGGAATCAGTGCGCAGCGCTACCGGCTCGGTTACGGCGGCGGCATGTATGACCGCACGCTGGCGCTGCTGCGGTCAGTCCCGGCCATCGGCATTGCCTTCGATTGTGCAAGGACCGAATTTGCTGCCGCGCCGCACGATATCCGGCTGCAGGCGCTGATCACCGAAAACGGGATCGACGACAGCGCTTAG